In Patagioenas fasciata isolate bPatFas1 chromosome 11, bPatFas1.hap1, whole genome shotgun sequence, the following proteins share a genomic window:
- the LOC136106365 gene encoding uncharacterized protein isoform X2, whose protein sequence is MSLTASPLGGTGATGLCPSWREPASQAHPGRSLTRGCGAEGDCFTERGVCSSGFLLQQGLVSSCMAQGTLLPPWDVRLEAQNFHVRLLWEPDPGWPGGTAYQVEWRRRTKGWTKADACWGNSTNSSRVCELYFDDIHNIYWARVRAVAGEEVSKWAYSSELQPYRDTIVGPPKLSWLLQGQNLSVNIIMPLTPYRSKTGSYKPVDQVLQKLWYQLSLYEGDVLIQQVPCKRSGGEASCTFEHLKASTRYCVRTTAVGMAEEQSREAQQCVVTLAGPAGFSWVLILLSGVFLSLAMAGACIIYLYISPSPSEMCLPKTLALRNRELSVTIAVPTLELMEDSLTLLLLTVPPSRGPPAAEQTPTVQLLLGESLSQDTSGYCANGFGPEHLEGRDPSCTHSQLRHALGSQLSSRLEEDGEACHADGVLEQPVLMGLTRDSYTGDRDYQTSKTWCSLHLLLYSKCQCLALGASSCVPLPTAGRSSSCEDQQESPGMAGRWVLLSSVKLPASEEEDGGQLIRALQPLHGHGAESQPGDSREQQGELEQAALAVSLPGPCQRPPDIPQAAPFSGYELRPPVASEL, encoded by the exons ATGTCCCTCACAGCCTCCCCGCTGGGTGGCACAGGGGCCACGGGCCTGTGCCCCAGCTGGAGGGAGCCTGCGAGCCAAGCACACCCTGGTCGGAGCCTAACGAGGGGCTGTGGAGCTGAAGGCGATTGTTTCACAGAGCGTGGTGTTTGTTCCAGCGGGTTCCTGTTGCAGCAGGGCCTGGTGAGCAGCTGCATGGCCCAAG gGACGCTGCTGCCTCCGTGGGACGTGAGGCTGGAGGCACAAAACTTCCACGTCCGCCTGCTGTGGGAGCCGGACCCCGGCTGGCCTGGCGGAACCGCGTACCAGGTGGAGTGGAGGAGACG AACCAAGGGCTGGACCAAGGCAGATGCCTGCTGGGGGAACAGCACCAACTCCTCCAGGGTGTGTGAGCTGTATTTTGACGACATCCACAATATCTACTGGGCAAGGGTGAGAGCGGTGGCCGGAGAAGAAGTGTCCAAGTGGGCCTATTCCAGCGAGCTGCAGCCGTACAGAGACA CAATTGTGGGCCCGCCCAAGTTGTCCTGGCTGCTCCAGGGTCAGAACCTCAGTGTAAATATCATCATGCCACTCACTCCTTACCGAAGCAAAACTGGCTCTTACAAACCGGTTGACCAAGTGCTGCAGAAGCTGTGGTACCAGCTGAGCCTGTACGAAGGGGATGTGCTCATCCAGCAA GTGCCCTGCAAACGCAGCGGGGGGGAAGCATCCTGCACCTTTGAGCACCTGAAAGCCAGCACGCGGTACTGTGTCCGGACAACAGCAGTGGGCATGGCTGAGGAGCAGAGCCGGGAGGCCCAGCAGTGCGTGGTGACGCTGGCGGGCCCTGCAG GCTTTTCCTGGGTCCTCATCCTGCTGAGTGGTGTCTTCCTGTCACTGGCCATGGCTGGAGCCTGCATCATCTATCTGTACATCTCCCCCAGCCCGTCGGAGATGTGCCTCCCGAAAACGCTT GCTCTCCGGAACAGGGAGTTGAGTGTGACCATCGCGGTGCCCACCCTTGAGCTGATGGAGGACTCATTGACCCTGCTCCTGCTGACCGTGCCCCCCTCCCGTGGGCCACCTGCTGCTGAGCAGACACCCACAGTCCAGCTGCTCCTCGGAGAAAGCCTTTCTCAGGACACCAGTGGCTACTGCGCCAATGGGTTTGGGCCAGAGCACCTGGAGGGAAGGGACCCATCCTGCACCCACAGCCAGCTGAGGCATGCCTTGGGGTCCCAGCTTTCATCGCGGCTGGAGGAGGATGGAGAGGCATGCCATGCGGATGGTGTGCTGGAGCAGCCAGTGCTGATGGGGCTGACCAGAGACAGCTACACAGGTGACAGGGACTACCAGACATCCAAGACGTGGTGCTCTCTGCACCTCCTGCTTTATTCTAAATGCCAGTGCCTGGCCCTGGGAGCCAGCAGCTGTGTCCCTCTGCCCACAGCTGGCAGGAGCTCCAGCTGCGAGGACCAgcaggagagccctggcatggcagGGCGCTGGGTGCTGCTCAGCTCGGTGAAGCTGCCAGCcagcgaggaggaggatggagggcaGCTCATCCGTGCTCTCCAGCCGCTGCATGGCCATGGGGCTGAGTCACAGCCGGGTGacagcagggagcagcagggcGAGTTGGAGCAGGCAGCACTGGCTGTCTCCCTGCCCGGCCCCTGCCAGCGGCCCCCTGACATCCCACAGGCAGCTCCCTTCTCCGGCTACGAGCTACGGCCCCCGGTTGCCAGTGAGCTGTAG
- the LOC136106365 gene encoding uncharacterized protein isoform X3 has protein sequence MSPALSLLLSLASCTLLRGTLLPPWDVRLEAQNFHVRLLWEPDPGWPGGTAYQVEWRRRTKGWTKADACWGNSTNSSRVCELYFDDIHNIYWARVRAVAGEEVSKWAYSSELQPYRDTIVGPPKLSWLLQGQNLSVNIIMPLTPYRSKTGSYKPVDQVLQKLWYQLSLYEGDVLIQQVPCKRSGGEASCTFEHLKASTRYCVRTTAVGMAEEQSREAQQCVVTLAGPAGFSWVLILLSGVFLSLAMAGACIIYLYISPSPSEMCLPKTLQALRNRELSVTIAVPTLELMEDSLTLLLLTVPPSRGPPAAEQTPTVQLLLGESLSQDTSGYCANGFGPEHLEGRDPSCTHSQLRHALGSQLSSRLEEDGEACHADGVLEQPVLMGLTRDSYTGDRDYQTSKTWCSLHLLLYSKCQCLALGASSCVPLPTAGRSSSCEDQQESPGMAGRWVLLSSVKLPASEEEDGGQLIRALQPLHGHGAESQPGDSREQQGELEQAALAVSLPGPCQRPPDIPQAAPFSGYELRPPVASEL, from the exons ATGAGCCCTGCCCTGAGCCTGCTCCTGTCCCTGGCCAGCTGCACCCTGCTCCGGG gGACGCTGCTGCCTCCGTGGGACGTGAGGCTGGAGGCACAAAACTTCCACGTCCGCCTGCTGTGGGAGCCGGACCCCGGCTGGCCTGGCGGAACCGCGTACCAGGTGGAGTGGAGGAGACG AACCAAGGGCTGGACCAAGGCAGATGCCTGCTGGGGGAACAGCACCAACTCCTCCAGGGTGTGTGAGCTGTATTTTGACGACATCCACAATATCTACTGGGCAAGGGTGAGAGCGGTGGCCGGAGAAGAAGTGTCCAAGTGGGCCTATTCCAGCGAGCTGCAGCCGTACAGAGACA CAATTGTGGGCCCGCCCAAGTTGTCCTGGCTGCTCCAGGGTCAGAACCTCAGTGTAAATATCATCATGCCACTCACTCCTTACCGAAGCAAAACTGGCTCTTACAAACCGGTTGACCAAGTGCTGCAGAAGCTGTGGTACCAGCTGAGCCTGTACGAAGGGGATGTGCTCATCCAGCAA GTGCCCTGCAAACGCAGCGGGGGGGAAGCATCCTGCACCTTTGAGCACCTGAAAGCCAGCACGCGGTACTGTGTCCGGACAACAGCAGTGGGCATGGCTGAGGAGCAGAGCCGGGAGGCCCAGCAGTGCGTGGTGACGCTGGCGGGCCCTGCAG GCTTTTCCTGGGTCCTCATCCTGCTGAGTGGTGTCTTCCTGTCACTGGCCATGGCTGGAGCCTGCATCATCTATCTGTACATCTCCCCCAGCCCGTCGGAGATGTGCCTCCCGAAAACGCTT CAGGCTCTCCGGAACAGGGAGTTGAGTGTGACCATCGCGGTGCCCACCCTTGAGCTGATGGAGGACTCATTGACCCTGCTCCTGCTGACCGTGCCCCCCTCCCGTGGGCCACCTGCTGCTGAGCAGACACCCACAGTCCAGCTGCTCCTCGGAGAAAGCCTTTCTCAGGACACCAGTGGCTACTGCGCCAATGGGTTTGGGCCAGAGCACCTGGAGGGAAGGGACCCATCCTGCACCCACAGCCAGCTGAGGCATGCCTTGGGGTCCCAGCTTTCATCGCGGCTGGAGGAGGATGGAGAGGCATGCCATGCGGATGGTGTGCTGGAGCAGCCAGTGCTGATGGGGCTGACCAGAGACAGCTACACAGGTGACAGGGACTACCAGACATCCAAGACGTGGTGCTCTCTGCACCTCCTGCTTTATTCTAAATGCCAGTGCCTGGCCCTGGGAGCCAGCAGCTGTGTCCCTCTGCCCACAGCTGGCAGGAGCTCCAGCTGCGAGGACCAgcaggagagccctggcatggcagGGCGCTGGGTGCTGCTCAGCTCGGTGAAGCTGCCAGCcagcgaggaggaggatggagggcaGCTCATCCGTGCTCTCCAGCCGCTGCATGGCCATGGGGCTGAGTCACAGCCGGGTGacagcagggagcagcagggcGAGTTGGAGCAGGCAGCACTGGCTGTCTCCCTGCCCGGCCCCTGCCAGCGGCCCCCTGACATCCCACAGGCAGCTCCCTTCTCCGGCTACGAGCTACGGCCCCCGGTTGCCAGTGAGCTGTAG
- the LOC136106365 gene encoding uncharacterized protein isoform X1: MSLTASPLGGTGATGLCPSWREPASQAHPGRSLTRGCGAEGDCFTERGVCSSGFLLQQGLVSSCMAQGTLLPPWDVRLEAQNFHVRLLWEPDPGWPGGTAYQVEWRRRTKGWTKADACWGNSTNSSRVCELYFDDIHNIYWARVRAVAGEEVSKWAYSSELQPYRDTIVGPPKLSWLLQGQNLSVNIIMPLTPYRSKTGSYKPVDQVLQKLWYQLSLYEGDVLIQQVPCKRSGGEASCTFEHLKASTRYCVRTTAVGMAEEQSREAQQCVVTLAGPAGFSWVLILLSGVFLSLAMAGACIIYLYISPSPSEMCLPKTLQALRNRELSVTIAVPTLELMEDSLTLLLLTVPPSRGPPAAEQTPTVQLLLGESLSQDTSGYCANGFGPEHLEGRDPSCTHSQLRHALGSQLSSRLEEDGEACHADGVLEQPVLMGLTRDSYTGDRDYQTSKTWCSLHLLLYSKCQCLALGASSCVPLPTAGRSSSCEDQQESPGMAGRWVLLSSVKLPASEEEDGGQLIRALQPLHGHGAESQPGDSREQQGELEQAALAVSLPGPCQRPPDIPQAAPFSGYELRPPVASEL, from the exons ATGTCCCTCACAGCCTCCCCGCTGGGTGGCACAGGGGCCACGGGCCTGTGCCCCAGCTGGAGGGAGCCTGCGAGCCAAGCACACCCTGGTCGGAGCCTAACGAGGGGCTGTGGAGCTGAAGGCGATTGTTTCACAGAGCGTGGTGTTTGTTCCAGCGGGTTCCTGTTGCAGCAGGGCCTGGTGAGCAGCTGCATGGCCCAAG gGACGCTGCTGCCTCCGTGGGACGTGAGGCTGGAGGCACAAAACTTCCACGTCCGCCTGCTGTGGGAGCCGGACCCCGGCTGGCCTGGCGGAACCGCGTACCAGGTGGAGTGGAGGAGACG AACCAAGGGCTGGACCAAGGCAGATGCCTGCTGGGGGAACAGCACCAACTCCTCCAGGGTGTGTGAGCTGTATTTTGACGACATCCACAATATCTACTGGGCAAGGGTGAGAGCGGTGGCCGGAGAAGAAGTGTCCAAGTGGGCCTATTCCAGCGAGCTGCAGCCGTACAGAGACA CAATTGTGGGCCCGCCCAAGTTGTCCTGGCTGCTCCAGGGTCAGAACCTCAGTGTAAATATCATCATGCCACTCACTCCTTACCGAAGCAAAACTGGCTCTTACAAACCGGTTGACCAAGTGCTGCAGAAGCTGTGGTACCAGCTGAGCCTGTACGAAGGGGATGTGCTCATCCAGCAA GTGCCCTGCAAACGCAGCGGGGGGGAAGCATCCTGCACCTTTGAGCACCTGAAAGCCAGCACGCGGTACTGTGTCCGGACAACAGCAGTGGGCATGGCTGAGGAGCAGAGCCGGGAGGCCCAGCAGTGCGTGGTGACGCTGGCGGGCCCTGCAG GCTTTTCCTGGGTCCTCATCCTGCTGAGTGGTGTCTTCCTGTCACTGGCCATGGCTGGAGCCTGCATCATCTATCTGTACATCTCCCCCAGCCCGTCGGAGATGTGCCTCCCGAAAACGCTT CAGGCTCTCCGGAACAGGGAGTTGAGTGTGACCATCGCGGTGCCCACCCTTGAGCTGATGGAGGACTCATTGACCCTGCTCCTGCTGACCGTGCCCCCCTCCCGTGGGCCACCTGCTGCTGAGCAGACACCCACAGTCCAGCTGCTCCTCGGAGAAAGCCTTTCTCAGGACACCAGTGGCTACTGCGCCAATGGGTTTGGGCCAGAGCACCTGGAGGGAAGGGACCCATCCTGCACCCACAGCCAGCTGAGGCATGCCTTGGGGTCCCAGCTTTCATCGCGGCTGGAGGAGGATGGAGAGGCATGCCATGCGGATGGTGTGCTGGAGCAGCCAGTGCTGATGGGGCTGACCAGAGACAGCTACACAGGTGACAGGGACTACCAGACATCCAAGACGTGGTGCTCTCTGCACCTCCTGCTTTATTCTAAATGCCAGTGCCTGGCCCTGGGAGCCAGCAGCTGTGTCCCTCTGCCCACAGCTGGCAGGAGCTCCAGCTGCGAGGACCAgcaggagagccctggcatggcagGGCGCTGGGTGCTGCTCAGCTCGGTGAAGCTGCCAGCcagcgaggaggaggatggagggcaGCTCATCCGTGCTCTCCAGCCGCTGCATGGCCATGGGGCTGAGTCACAGCCGGGTGacagcagggagcagcagggcGAGTTGGAGCAGGCAGCACTGGCTGTCTCCCTGCCCGGCCCCTGCCAGCGGCCCCCTGACATCCCACAGGCAGCTCCCTTCTCCGGCTACGAGCTACGGCCCCCGGTTGCCAGTGAGCTGTAG